The DNA region tctgtatatcaatttgacaataaaaaatttaaaaaaaacctaaaaaaataaattaaaaaagccagatatgtcactgtggctcaagtggtacagtgctcaccttgagcaaaagaaactcagggacagcacccaagcccacaggtcaagcctcagaacaggaaatataaacaaataaagctcagtcagggacagtacccacgcccagagttcatagcatcaggactggcaaaaaataaattaaaaaatcaaaactaaaaataagagaGAGTCTTATTTACCAATATATTTCTTTACTCtaaattatgttttgtttgtCTAATATTCATGTggtcacttgtgtgtgtgtgtgtgtgtgtgtgtgtgtgtgtgtgtgtgtgtgtatgtgtgtatgtgtgtgtatttttttgtctgtcatgtggcttcaattctgggcctgggcactgttcctgagctcgtcagctcaaggctagcactataccacttgagccacagtgccccttccagttttttggtggttaattggagataagagtctcacagggcgtGCAGCCACGGTGCTGCTGGAGAGCGAGCAGCTCCTGATGGAGCTGACCAGGCTGTTTCAGAAGTGCCGCCCGCTGGGCAGCGTGTTCATCACCTTGAAGAAGTATGATGGTCGAACAAAACCCATCCCAAGGAAGGGTTCTGTGGGGGGTCTTGAGCCCACAGAAAATAAGTGTCTGTTGAGAGCTACAGACGAGAAGAAGAAGATCAGCACTGTGGTGAGCTCTAAAGAAGTGAATAAATTTCAGATGGCATGCATACTCAAACCTGCTCAGGGCTGAACCTGGATGGGCTGAAGAAGAGAGACAagaagaataagaataagaagaCCAAAACAGCCCAGTGAAGGGTACCAGGTTTCCACCATTACCAGCTACCTACAGAAtggccatttttcctttttttggcttTTGGCAACAAAGTTTCTCATTCCTCCACTGGTAACTGTTCTCCTGGGAGACTAGGGTTGGGATGTTTCTAGGGACACTGTGGTAGGAAGCCGGTGTGTTTGGGATCTGCACTGCATGGTTGTGTATTCCTGTTTGATTCTTCTGTGAAGATCAATGTATCATTAAACCTgcctagaacttaaaaaaaaaagagtctcacagactttcctgctcaggctagcttttaacgcaattctcagatctcagcctcctgagcagctaggattgattataggcgtgagcctctggcacccggCATGTGTGTATCTTTTACTAATTATAGAATGTCACATAAGCATGTCACTTAGATCTGGttcatgaaaatttgaaaaataaattgagcaaaaatgctcagggacagtgctgaggtcctgaattcaagccctagtactggcaccaaagaaataaataaattattaagataattaaaaattgAAGTTAAAGAATTCCAGGTCATTGTTAAAAATGACTTAGTCTATTAAGAATAGATATATTTTTTGTAAAGGAAGAACACTTGTAAATATTTAATCAGTATAATGTATATCTCCGTGTTGTAGAAATTAATGCTGCTTAGAGATtcactttacatattttttattttttgtgctaaatatattttctgttgATCTATGGAATGTTCTGTACAAAGCTGTATGATTGTACTATTGggctaaatatgtatttttaaaaatctgggctTAGCCATGTATATTTGACCATGTTAAAAATAgtatctttgggctgggaatgtggcttagtggtagagtgcttaccttgcatgcatgaagccctgggttcgattcctcagcaccacataaacaggaaaagccggaagtggtgctgtggctcaactggcagagtgctaaccttgagcaaaaaagaagccagagacagtgctcaggacctgagtccaagccccaggactggcaaaaaaaaataatagtatctTTGTATGAGagagggaaactgggggaaaatgaagaaaggagtgagattgtccaaaaagaattgtactcattacttgacttatgaaatgttaacccctctatacaatgtgttgataataacaataaaattatatttaaaaatcaatccttgggctgagaatgtggcttagtggtagagtgcttgcctagcatgcatgaagccttgggtttgattcctcagcaccacataaacagaaaaagccagaagtggtgcctgtagctcaagtggcagagtgctggccttcagcaaaagaagctcaggaacagtgcccaggccctgagttcaagctctgggactggcaaaaaaaagaaaatcagtcttcctaaaatataatataatacaaaataaacacaACTTTGTTTCCTAAAAGAACTTGATTGCTTAGAAAAAGAATGTCATATGAACCTACAAATTATTCAAACAGAGCAACAACCATTAGTTTTGTGGTATATATTCTTCTAGATTTTATTTATCCACTTAGTCACAAATATATTAACATAGCTTTTTATAAAATTGAATAAggagccaggcattagtggctcatgcctataatcctagctactcagaaggctgagcatctttgtttgaagccagcctgggcagaatagtccttgtgagactctttttttaaatcccccacctgtgagactcttatctccaattaactactcaaaaacaggaCATAGAGCAGTGGATCAGGATGTTAGAGCACTATcgctgagcaaaagaactcagggatggtgctctgtccccaagttcaagccccacaattgacaaaaacaaaaatacaaaacaacaacaaaaaactaataaAACTGAGACTGttaagtatttgttttttttactacattttttgtttcaacttttgtatttttaatctcTTCACAGTTCATGATCATGTAATCTCCATaaaaggattttctgtggtgctggaatcaaactcagggcctcatgcatggtaggcaagtactccattactaagctatatccccaggtCTATATTCTTATTACTTTGTCATAAAATGCCTCCtaagaaattttaataatttaaattgACATAACAGTTTTATTTATCCCCTATCTGCATATCTTGTCCAAATTTGGCATTTCAACTCTAAGCACTTAGGAGAGAGGGTAGgagcaaagagaaaataataaaaccatcTCTATTCACAAAAGTTATGATTGTTTACATAGAAAAATCtcaaatatggggctggggaatatggcctagtggcaagagtgcttgcctcatatacatgaggccctgggttcaattccccagcaccacatatacagaaaatggccagaagtggtgctgtggctcaagtggcagagtgctagccttgagcaaaaagaagccagggacagtgctcaggccctgagtccaagccccaggactggccaaaaaaaagaaaaaaagaaaaatctcaaatagCACACAAACATACTTAGAGAGGTACtaaagttataaaatacaatgtaaaCATAGTGAAATCAATTGCTCTTTCTATATACTAGCAATGAATAATAcaactttttggtgccagtactggggcttgaattcagggcctgggtgctatacctgtgcttcttttgctcaaggctattgttctcCCACTgcagccacaactccacatctgTCCTTTTTCGttgttttagtggagataaaagtctcattgactttcctgtcctgggctgactttgcagatctcagtcccctgagtagctaggattataggcgtgagccactggcacctgaatgaagcttatttaattatttttgccattcctggggcttgaactcaccacctgggcactgtccttcagcatctttttgagccatagcaccgcttccagctttttctgtttatgtggtactcaggagtCGAGCacagagctttatgcatgctaggcaagcactctatcactgagcaacATTCCCAGACCTCTGAATGAAAATTATATTGTATagatctttctttttgtcagttatggggcttgaactctgggccggggcactgtcactgagctattcagctcaagactagcactataccacttggagccacagcatcacttctggttttctggtagttaattggagatgagtctcatgaactttcctgtgtaggctgtctttgaagcgcaatcctcagatctcagcctcctgaagagctaggattataggcgtgagccaccggtgcctggctattttgTAAATCTTCATTAGAGAATCCCAGATCCTTTGATGCACAGGGTTGTCCTATATGAGAACAAAACTTGGGTCTCTattagggaagaaagaaatgagagatgGCCATTGGCTAGAGCATCAATAGTCATCCATGCAAAAGAACAACCATCTCAACCAAATGGTCCAGATGATGTTGCTTTGAGAAATGCTAGCAAATTCCAGACAAGCATGAATTCAGATTGAGTACTGAAGAACCAGGTTCTCCTTTGGACTTTATTTCAACACCACCTAGTATTCTATTATCCTTAGCAGGCAGAGTCCCAAGCAGTCAGGTGCAATTGTGCATCTCTAAAAGTCACACCACAAACCTATTTCCCAGCTGGGCCTACATTACTTGTGTGTTTTTTGAATACCACAAAGTTGTTCCTTAGAAAGCTGTGATTGGTCTACATCTGCTATCCTGCTTGCAACAGCAAAAACAGGAACAAGAGCAAAAACCAAAATCTATTCTACACGCTAAATTAAGCACAGCCAGTCATTAGGCTGCAGTGATTGACTCTGTGGACTGTGACAGCTGCtttcaattgtatttttttaGCTCAATCTACAGAATAAGAAACATATTTGACATCACAACTCAGTACACATGCACATATCCACAACAAGTAGTTTCATAAAACAGTATCTTTAGTATGAAAATACACCTCATTAAGAATTTTTGTGCTTGCCTATgaggtacaaggccctgggttcaatttcctgccctgcaaaatgaataaatgaatgaacaaatgaataaaccacaggtctgttttctttgtatttgtttatttttgtcagttgtggagcttgaactctgggcctgggcactgtccctgagcttttcagctcaaccAGTtaagccacttccggctttctggtggctaattggagatgagtctcacagactttcctgcccgggctggctttgaactgtgatcttcagatctcagcctccttgagtagctaaagtttcagtcatgagccaccagagcctggctttgttattatttatttatttaaaaaattttggtcAATAATTGGGCTTGAACTTTAAGCCACTTGGCTTGAGCAACACTACTtccaggtttgtttttgttttttaaatttctggtgattaattggagataagaatctcaaggcctttcctgcctgggctggtttcgaaccactatcctcaaatctcagcctcctgatataGCTAGGCAGcgcccagctattttttttaatttatctttttttttttcctgtcctggggcttgaa from Perognathus longimembris pacificus isolate PPM17 chromosome 28, ASM2315922v1, whole genome shotgun sequence includes:
- the LOC125343097 gene encoding LOW QUALITY PROTEIN: signal recognition particle 14 kDa protein-like (The sequence of the model RefSeq protein was modified relative to this genomic sequence to represent the inferred CDS: deleted 2 bases in 2 codons), giving the protein MGKWASQDTLWRARGTETNKSLTGRAATVLLESEQLLMELTRLFQKCRPLGSVFITLKKYDGRTKPIPRKGSVGGLEPTENKCLLRATDEKKKISTVVSSKEVNKFQMHAYSNLLRANLDGLKKRDKKNKNKKTKTAQ